The following nucleotide sequence is from Cydia pomonella isolate Wapato2018A chromosome 6, ilCydPomo1, whole genome shotgun sequence.
CTTTGCTATCGGTTTCGGCTGAGACGTCATAATACATCTTTACTACCCCACTTAACTTGCTGGAGTTTCCTCCGCAAAACGTACATACACCTGCGAAGGCCGAAATCTTACAGTAATAAgataatttgtatatttatttttccagTGGGCCACACCGCCAACTACTGTATAGTGGTGGCCCAGCTGTATACAAAAGGCCAGTGTCACGGGATACACTCGTTCATCGTTCAGGTCCGAGACGAGGACACGCACGTGCCTTTGCCTGGGATTAAGGTACCTGCAAAGCAACTACGAAGTCATTATCAGTAATTAGCCAATGGCTGTTGAATTTGATGAAACTTGGTCGCACTTGAAAGAGATCTACCTCGTTCGAAGTTTGTATACCTACGATGTTCTGTGTGCTATATACAATGCAACAAAATTTATTCGCATAATGATAGAGgaattataaattatgataaaaGAGTAAAGTAAGGAGGTATAATAATAGTAGGTCAATTTACCTTTTCCTTTCTAGGTGGGAGATATCGGAGCCAAGTTGGGCCTCAATTCAGTAGACAACGGCTTCCTAGGTTTCGACCACTTGAGGATACCAAGGGATCACATGCTGATGAAGCATGCGCAAGTTTTAGAGGTAATCATGACGTATCGTACAAGAtattagagtctgttcggaaagagaagagtcgtagaatgtattggTTCTCTTATACTCCAGGACTCTTCTTTTTTTCGCTCAGACTATACCTGCTTAGAAAGAATATTGAATTTGACAGCATTTAATTATGTACAAGTAGATCCTGCCATACCACGCATAGCAATCCATAAGGGACCTTTCCGTGAGAATTCCTGGTAAACCTCGGAGGATTTaaaaactggagacgccttgactgtaattttctgtacaaaacagtctgccgattttcgTGGGGGGAGGGGCACGGCAAATTTATGCggcgtaacgtacaaatagccatgtcagataaacgtcagtccatacaatacatatgaccattggccgagcttttcgacagaggggtaagctcttaaaagcgtctccagttgttaaatcctccaagtggTAAACAGTTGAATGAGTTTTCTAATCTCACTTGCAGTGGTTGCAGCATATTCCATACCTATATTTTCCTTTAGGGTTCATAAGCTTtcgcaaataaaaatatcttgtttTGATTATGTCATGGATTGTAAATGCTGAAGGCTGAATCTTTCACTTCTGTGTCAACCAGGATGGAACTTACGTCAGAAACGCAAGGAACACCAAGCTAAACTACGGCGCCATGGTGTTCGTGCGAGTGGTGATCGTTTACGACATGGTCAACTACCTGTCGAAGGCGGTCACCATCGCCACACGCTACTCGGCGGTGCGGCGGCAGAGCCAGTTGAAGGAAGGGTAAATTATCACAAGAGTTATGTAAATGACAATCTtctttttaatgtaatgtaatgtaaacgtTTATTGCAGGCACGGGCCGATTTCCTATTCCAAAACAATTAACCCGGGGGAACAACAAGTACCTACCAACATATAGTTTTGAactaagtacaaaaaaatagtttagaaTGCTTTCCCCTGAAGACGAAcacgtataggtacctaacttATATTTACTGccaaagtaaatataaatattataggacatttacacaaattgactaagtcccacggtaagctcaataaggcttgtgttgagggtacttagacaacgatatatatagtatataaatatttataaatacttaaatacatagaaaacacccgtgactcaggaacaaatatccatgctcatcacacgaatacatgcctttaccaggatttgaacccgggaccatcagcttcgtaggcaaggtcactacccactaggccaaaccggtcgtcaaagtaaaGATGTTCaaaaggatttaaaaaaatgcttacaGAGAACCAGAGCCACAAATCCTCGACTACGTAACGCAACAGCATAAGATCTTTATCGGCATAGCGGCATGCCACGCGCTGAGGCTCACCGCCAACATGTTGTGGGAGACGTTCCATGACGTCACCGAACAGCTGGTAGACGGGAATCTGGAGAGGCTGCCAGAGGTATCTACTTTCGTTTAATTAAACTTTACTCCTGCTTCGTGAAAagagattttaaaaattaatgatttaaagaaatttaaaaaaatgttgtatgattTCTTAATAACTAAAGCGTACTACTCAATACAAGATTTTTTGTCAGACTCAGGAAATTTTATTACCCTTTAATATGTagtgttatattgtatgtctatgatgTAGCATGCTACATGCCCTCTGTAGCTATTTGTATGCCATGTGGCGAAGCATAgtgatactttattataaatttaagacctactgttgtgcatacctatgtttaacaaataaataatttggaatttgGAATTTGGAATTCGTTTTTGCCGTATTGCTTATTGCTTTTGTCAACTCACGCCACGCGCCAGATGAATGTTTACACTTTGATGCCACTGTTGCTGCCAGCAGTTAGTAGCGGCATGATCCGACTTGAATAGCGATAAGGTGTAAACACTCACTGCTCCTCAACTACTGAATGACATCCGAAAAACTGATCGACCGCAACATCGTACGGCGCGTTGTCTTTGCTGCGGTGCCCGGTCCTGGCTCAAAGCGGTAACGTGCTATGTAAACGGCGTACAATAAAGAGAAAGGTTCTGTTTATGTCTTGTGTATCATGAAGCAAATGGGCTTCAAGCTGGCCTGTGAGGTTCAAGCTGATTGCTATTAAGCCCACTAGAGTATCTATTTACTATATGTGGCGTTCCATGCCTAAAGGGTCCTTACCTTATGCTCCATGTTGTGCACCtacccttctctgatggaaaacCACATATTATCTCTAGATAGTTGTACTAAAATTATTCTACAAAATATGAAGAACTTGTTACAGTTACACGCCTTAGCTTGCTGCCTAAAAGCCGTCAGTACAGCTGACACCAGCATGTACGTTGAACGCTGCCGGCTCGCGTGCGGCGGACACGGCTACATGCAGTCCTCCAACCTGCCCATGACGTACGGGTTGGTTACTGCGGCCTGCACTTACGAGGGGGAGAACACGGTGCTACTGCTGCAAACTGCTAGGTGAGAACTGGCAGGTGCACTGACCCCTTTCCGAAGTAGGACACTTATTATCTGTAAAGCATTATTACGCTGTAAAATACATCAGATACGGAATAAATTGATGACCATTCCAAGGTTCTCAGCCATTGAGTTGCGTTAGTAGTGAGGGAGAACAGTTCTTCCAGGGTACGCACTGAGGGAGCAGTCttgtattacattttacaaTGAAATCCCGAAGTTTAtaagcaaggctcggaaccggtttataaaatagcGGTAAacaccggtttatttcggttttactcagaactttcataagaacgcgaacgttttaagaactttattataacctaaataaacgagcgacgagacggccaACCGGCCAGAGGGCGTGGGCGGTGTGCCGTGTAaagcgtaaacaaagacaccgtgCGTAGGAAAccgatttttattattctaaaccggttaatacgacaagaactttatgggttgttctcctaaaaaccgatttaaaaataacggtttcacgaacgaaaccgaaatgaAAAGTTCTtgcggtttggaaatttaacccgTTTCTGGGCCTTGTTTAAAAGTACCTGCCTAAACTCTACTACTGTTGCAATGATTTCAGGTACTTAGTGAAGACATGGCAGACCGGAATGGAGAAGCTGACCCCAACTCTAGCTTACTTCAAGACAGCCAGCACTCCAGGGTTCTGCGAGCGCTGGGAGAACTCCGTTGAGGGCATCGTTCGCGGGCTACAGAAGGTGGCTATGGGGTTAGTCAGCTTCATGTCAATTATTCTAGGCTGTTTATTTAGCCCTTAGATATCTGGATCTGTGAGAATATTGTGTAGTCAATAACTGACCAAACCCAAAAACACGGAAAAAATTGCCTTTTCAtctaaaatttcaaaaattgactGTTCGTTATCGATGTTTTGTATGGAGCAGGCAATTTAAAGCTTCCACTCTAAAAAATGTTGtttgatatttcgtatataagttccagGAAACTTAGACATTGGTGCTAGTTGTGGTTCAAATGCATGACATGACATTTAGAGAGTAATGCCaaattagcctcaaaaaagctcggtgtgctcaacagatcgaaacagtatttcacaccggcccactgcctacagctttataaggcgcaggtgcgcccgcacatggaatactgttctcatctatgggcaggggcaccacagtaccagcttctccctctggaccgcatccaacgaagagcgaattgtcgactgccagcgtatttcggatcggctcgactccttggcgctgcgtagtgatgtggcctcgctctgcattgtctatcgcatgtataacggagAGTGCTCctaggaattgttcggattaatccctgccgcttcttttcgccatcgccctacgcgacaacagagcgtactcccatcttaaaggccggcaacgcacttgcaacccctctggtgttgcaggtgtccatggtcGGCGGTAATCGGTTagcatcaggtgatccgtctgttcgtttgcctcctctatcattaaaaaaaatatttgattagaAAATTACTTAAGCCTTACCTTACCGTTAGGTCACTAGTGCCAAATAATCATGTCTCAACATCATGCagtcaaaaattaattttatttaatattattccaACATTGCAGAAAAGTGGCTACATGTGTTAAGAACTTAAAGAAACGCGTTGACTCTGGGATGTCGCCTGAAGATGCCTGGAACTCCACCTCGGTCCAACTTGTGTCAGCGGCAGAAGTAAGCGAAGTGATTGACTAATTTTCACGATTATCATTAATACCATTATGGCGGGCTGTCTATATTTTCGCTtaaagctttttagggttccgtagccaaatggcataaaacggaacccttatagtttcgccatgtccgtctgtctgtctgtctgtctgtccgaggctttgctccgtggtcgttagtgctagaaagctgaaatttggcatggatatataaatcaatacaaTACATGTACGTAccccttaattttaaaatgcataactccCATACATACCTATCCTTAGAATAATCAGTTTTAGCATGTTAGTACTTTAGagtatattttacaattgtatttgcatgtatttatacgtgaaagcaaataaatgttctgattctgattctgattaataaagccgacaaagtcgtacaataaaatctaaaaatttaattttttttagggtacctcccctacacgtaaagtgggggtgaattttttttttcgcttcaaccctagagtgtggggtatcgttggaaaggtctttcaaaactaataggggttttcaagaaacattttttgataaagtgaatatattcggagataatcgctccgaaagaaaaaaaaaatgtgtcccccccccctctaacttttgaaccataggtccaaaaaatatgaaaaaaatcgtggaagtagagcttaagaaagacattaaatgaaaactatagcggacatgatcagcttagctgtttttgagttatcgcaaaaagttttcccttcatagtaaaaagacttactttaattaggtactgattatgcaaatttgcctatttgtttaactcgggtgaaaggtaccatttactatactttaagctccagtttagcttattgtgacggaagagtaactacggaaccctacactgagcgtggcccgacatgctcttggccggttatttataattaaactcCTTCCAGGCACACTGTCGCGTGATAATAACGTCCACATTCCACGACGAGATCAAGAAACTGGACGAGAGCGTGCCTGCTGAAGTGCGTCTAGTTTTGCAACAACTAGTTGAACTGTACGCCCTCTACTGGGCATTAGAGAAGCTCAACGATCTGTTACTGGTacgatgaaaatgaaaattaatattCTTGACTTAAATCTGGAAGTTTTAGCAACACTCCTACTAATTTACGCCATGAGTAGTTTAGCGGACATGAGTAGTTTAGGGTGTTTTATAAGTTGTGTTGGAAACGGCTGGGATATTTGATGCAATGCTGGCTCATTCGTTGAGATTCGCTAGTTTTCTACTAATATTTGTGTAGGTACGTACAGTACACCCAAGGGTTAAAAAATCGTTACGGACAAAGCGCCAAAAATATGGCTATTTTATGACCTTAAATACGTATAGTCTATAACGTTATTTTAGACCTTGACTCTACACAGAGCTGTGATTGACGCCTTCTTGTAACTCTGTGTTAAATTAACTACAGGTATATTCGGGTATTTCTGAAATGAAAAAACTCTAAAAAAGTGGCagaatttccaaaaaaatactCTTACACAAGGGAACAtgagttatttttaaatgattttatagGTTAGCCATCAGTTCCGAAATTACCTGAATACAATACAACGTATTGTGTTCCAGTACACGAGTATATCGTCGCACGACGTGGACGAGCTGCAATATTGGTACGAGGAGCTCCTGGCGAAGATACGACCCAACGCCGTGGGGCTGGTCGACGCCTTCGACATCATAGATGGCGTGAGTGAACCGTTGACTGCCGTTAGGATGGGATGACTGCAAGCCAAAAATATGTTGCTAAGCTTAACTGTTTGCAAAACTAGAATGAACTAGGGctaaattaattgtaaagtAACTTACAACTCTACTCCTGATCTACATTGCTCCTGATGACATTGTAAGAATAAGAATGCTGTTTGCAGTTTGCCGAGTCTACTACTTAGATACCTAAGcttgattttattgtatatcTGCAATCTTAAAGTGCGTCTGTACCTTGCAAACGTGCCGCGAAAGCGTTTGTTTGGGAAAGGTGCGGCGGAAATACGTAGTATTTGTCAGATCTGGACGCACCTTTATTTTCAGTTGATAGTACAATAGGACAATCAAATTAGATCTAAAAatgttttgaggaattaattcccagaaagctggaaatcgttttaataccttcGTCCTAGTTTCCTAGTTTAAGAATTTTTGCGACCAGGGTCCATGTGTCTGAATGTTACATTGTAATTGAAAAGTGTACTTGGATGCAAATACTTAAAGATCTCTATCTCTAAATGCGCTTAATCCGAGTTTGCgcaatcccaggaggtgtgcatacatgaTTGGAGCCTTGACAGATACATTTTTTCTTGGATTGCCAAATCACTCGATGTACAAGGAACCCACCAAGGATACCAACaataaagaaattcaaaatggcggc
It contains:
- the LOC133518753 gene encoding probable peroxisomal acyl-coenzyme A oxidase 1 isoform X2 → MTSEPRTYDGVHYITFMPVILTQGTEEQHTTWLPRAWNCSIIGSYAQTELGHGTFIRGLETTATYDPDTKEFVLHSPTLTSYKWWPGGLGHTANYCIVVAQLYTKGQCHGIHSFIVQVRDEDTHVPLPGIKVGDIGAKLGLNSVDNGFLGFDHLRIPRDHMLMKHAQVLEDGTYVRNARNTKLNYGAMVFVRVVIVYDMVNYLSKAVTIATRYSAVRRQSQLKEGEPEPQILDYVTQQHKIFIGIAACHALRLTANMLWETFHDVTEQLVDGNLERLPELHALACCLKAVSTADTSMYVERCRLACGGHGYMQSSNLPMTYGLVTAACTYEGENTVLLLQTARYLVKTWQTGMEKLTPTLAYFKTASTPGFCERWENSVEGIVRGLQKVAMGKVATCVKNLKKRVDSGMSPEDAWNSTSVQLVSAAEAHCRVIITSTFHDEIKKLDESVPAEVRLVLQQLVELYALYWALEKLNDLLLYTSISSHDVDELQYWYEELLAKIRPNAVGLVDAFDIIDGILQSTLGAYDGRVYERLMQEALRSPLNAEPVNKSFHTHLKPFMQGKL
- the LOC133518753 gene encoding probable peroxisomal acyl-coenzyme A oxidase 1 isoform X1; the encoded protein is MGEVNKDLQRERDKCSFDIKALTTFIDGTPQKTLERKYREKIMLSEKELSEGVAEEYLGHKERYENSIRKSVILFKLVRRLQEEGRSNITNYRDVISGLLGSSSTRDGSPFGVHYIVFMPAILNQGTEEQQMTWLPRAWNCSIIGSYAQTELGHGTFIRGLETTATYDPDTKEFVLHSPTLTSYKWWPGGLGHTANYCIVVAQLYTKGQCHGIHSFIVQVRDEDTHVPLPGIKVGDIGAKLGLNSVDNGFLGFDHLRIPRDHMLMKHAQVLEDGTYVRNARNTKLNYGAMVFVRVVIVYDMVNYLSKAVTIATRYSAVRRQSQLKEGEPEPQILDYVTQQHKIFIGIAACHALRLTANMLWETFHDVTEQLVDGNLERLPELHALACCLKAVSTADTSMYVERCRLACGGHGYMQSSNLPMTYGLVTAACTYEGENTVLLLQTARYLVKTWQTGMEKLTPTLAYFKTASTPGFCERWENSVEGIVRGLQKVAMGKVATCVKNLKKRVDSGMSPEDAWNSTSVQLVSAAEAHCRVIITSTFHDEIKKLDESVPAEVRLVLQQLVELYALYWALEKLNDLLLYTSISSHDVDELQYWYEELLAKIRPNAVGLVDAFDIIDGILQSTLGAYDGRVYERLMQEALRSPLNAEPVNKSFHTHLKPFMQGKL